One region of Mangifera indica cultivar Alphonso chromosome 3, CATAS_Mindica_2.1, whole genome shotgun sequence genomic DNA includes:
- the LOC123210918 gene encoding zinc finger protein 346-like — protein MGSESCKYVMDVELAIQRELEYRRKIFLSQLQSDDHLKKDPAPLMASSSSPSVRPSSIPTSKSLSSSSPGLSGMKRNAAPSGGQSLLPPQPQTLNDNPMHTNQTDVIFCAICNVPCFGSHNYKQHLDGQKHKAKQQNIISSRKNVGRGSKEANQQRWCKVCNIGCTSSELFKQHLCGKKHKVELRKLTSVQKGSEAILMQPKYCKLCDLWCPNEDGYMMHLEGKRHIIRQHDIENSGPKFVELQEK, from the exons ATGGGTAGTGAGAGTTGCAAATACGTTATGGATGTGGAGCTCGCAATCCAAAGAGAACTAGAATATCGAAGGAAGATTTTCTTGTCACAGTTGCAATCTGATGATCACTTAAAGAAAGATCCTGCACCGCTGATG GCGTCATCATCAAGCCCAAGTGTAAGACCAAGCAGCATTCCTACTTCCAAGTCTCTTTCAAGTTCTAGCCCTGGGCTTTCTGGCATGAAACGAAATGCAGCACCAAGCGGCGGTCAAAGCCTGCTGCCTCCACAGCCACAAACATTGAATGACAACCCCATGCATACAAATCAAACAGATGTAATTTTTTGTGCAATATGCAACGTGCCTTGTTTTGGTTCCCACAACTATAAGCAACATCTAGATGGTCAAAAACATAAGGCCAAGCAACAGAATATAATATCAAGTAGGAAAAATGTTGGTCGGGGCAGCAAAGAAGCTAACCAGCAGAGGTGGTGCAAGGTGTGTAATATTGGTTGCACAAGTTCAGAATTATTCAAACAGCACCTATGTGGCAAAAAACACAAGGTTGAACTAAGAAAGTTAACAAGTGTTCAGAAAGGTAGTGAAGCGATCCTGATGCAGCCAAAATACTGCAAGTTGTGTGATCTTTGGTGTCCAAACGAAGATGGATATATGATGCATCTTGAAGGTAAACGGCATATCATTCGACAACATGACATTGAGAATTCAGGGCCAAAATTTGTGGAACTCCAAGAAAAGTGA